AATACCAAAGGACTGATGTAGAGGTATATGGCAATACGGAACTAGACTTCTTTATGTTATAGCATTAGATGTTGAGTTCTGTGAAACAATACTGAGGGTTTGGTTTTTTAAATAGGGTCTATTGAGATTTTATGGTCTTCCAATTCCACGAAAACGGGTTGAAATTCCTGATGAAGAAGTCTTTCCTCCTACTCAGCCTGAAGGGGTGCAATTCGAATTACAAACGTTTCCGGTAAGATTGTACTTTAATCTGATGAGAAAACTAGctcattttttgttttgttaagaAGATTTTATGTTTGGCTTCACAACTGGAAATTACACTATTTAGGTGGACGCAAGAGCTGTTGGCGATGGGGATGGCTTAACTGTTTATGTTGACGCTACAGACCCCAGGGAAGCACCTAATGTGCCCAGGGCTGTGCAACTGGCCGTATCAAGACGAGCAAAAGCACGTGCATCCAGGGATTTTAAGACGGCAGACGCACATCAGCAGGACATTGTTGATGCTGGTTACAGGTTCTTGCTAATCCCAAATGGTGTTTTTTGTTCAGCACTATCATATCACCAATCAGTGAAATACATTTTGTTCGTATTACATATCCAGAGTCTTCAGTGGTTCAAACAACGAGGACATTCTTGCCAAAAAGTATCGTATTCGATTGAGGTAATAGAATGTCTTTCTCGATTAGACTACATGGGATTGAATCTGTTTGTAATTTCTTTGGATACAATTGATTGCACAGGGGTATTGATGCACCAGAGATGGAAATGCCATACGGAGAAGAGGCAAAGGCAGAACTCACGAAGCTACTCCAAGGAAAGTGTTTGACTATTGGTGTTTACGGTGAGGATCAGTTTGGTCGAATCGTTGGAGATGTACATTGCGATGGAAAATTTGCACAGGTAAAATACACCCGCCTTATTGCTCGCGTTGCAGCTCCCTTAAACTAGATTAATTTGACAAATCCCTTTGAAATCTCATCCTTTTCTTCTCTTGGCAtctttcttttcctccgtgcaGAAAATAATGCTCAGGAAAGGGCTTGCATGGCATTTTGAAAAGTATGACAAACGCCCTGAACTCAAGAAGGTGACAAGTCCTCCTTGATACTTACTGTTCTGTTTCACCAAATCTATTCTTAATTGTACTTTGGTTGACACACATTTATGCTCTGAATTAGTGGGAGAAGCAGGCTAGGGATGCTCACCGTGGATTGTGGGCATCTCCAAATCCTCAAAAGCCATGGGAATGGAGGAAAAACAATCGGAGGGACTGAATCGTATGAGAGTTCCGAACTGAAACTATAGACTTCCTGGGTTCAATTATGcaatgaaggagaaagaaatcaTGAGGACTGTGTCGTAGGCTCATAGCAGAAATGCATGTGGCGAAGCCAACACAATAAATCTCTAAGACGGTAAATACCAGCATTAGCTATCCAAATCTCAAACTAAACAAAGGAGACACTGTGTacatatgttttcttttctttccttttcactTTTGCAGAATTGAACTACTGAGAGAATTTTAATATCTAGAGTTGTATAATTGAAATGAACCAGTTGTGATTTTCTGATTAAAGAATGGTGAACTTTAGAATTATGCTATCTATTTTACTGCAAGGATGATGTCCATGAAAATATATCTATCAAAAAGACAAATCTGTTGTGGTCCATGTAGGGTTCAACCAGCTAGACTTGCAAAGGGATTCCTGGGAAGTAGTTTAAGAGTCAATTTCTATACCTACCAAAAACAATTATCCATTGTGGTCCATGGTAGTTTTATTTCTTGAAAAGTAGCATAAATGAGGATTCAGCTGAACAGTTTGCACCCTTCCTTTCGTCTTCAAGACttgcaccatgtttgtttactcctgactcatctgagtcgtccggatctgaatcatctggatctgagtgaaatcacctgactcatctggatctgagtcgatatgtttgttttgagtcagatctgactcatctgactcggaaataagtgagtcagtggtttggtctcaTGAGTCAGgcgtattttgttacctgactcaaatgagtccgagtcaggggttatgtctgaatcagaggtcgagtcagatctgactcaaaatggaaaacaaacggtctgactgctgactcggtccgagtcaggggttgactcagattcagacaccgagtcagctgcaaacaaacaaggtcttGTTGTGCCTATATGTTCATTGGGCAAGAGTCACCTTTTAGAAAGAAAATGCTAAAGAATTTACTCCCTTACTCACTTCCTCCACTGTTTCTCCAGTCTTATCTTGCTTTCCATTAATATATATTAtagttttcctttccattttAACTTTTTCATTATAAGTCTGGTCTTTGTCCCCTTGATTTCTTTCATCTTACTTCGTTTCTGCATATTCTTGTTTCAGTGTAATCAAGAGAGAGTGAGAGGATGGGAAATGCTCTTAGGTTTCTTTATGGGAACTGTTGCAAGCCAAAAACTCAAGAGTCAGACCATGGTGTTTCAGCTCTGGTTCATGATCTTGCTAACCATGAGAACAATTCTCAGGTAATATTCAAAAgcttttagttttcttcttcttttttcttaatttgttaactgacttcaaaatatttgtttgaagGTTCCTGCAAGACTTGGTCAGCATGTTGCACAATCAAAGAAAGCTCAAGCTAAATTGTATTACTTTGATCCCATTTTTTCATCTTGAAATCTGGATTTACAAAAATCTGTTGTTGATGACGAAATAGATGCATATATGGTGCACTATTTAGAAACTTTCTTCATATCCACTGTGATCAA
This genomic window from Papaver somniferum cultivar HN1 unplaced genomic scaffold, ASM357369v1 unplaced-scaffold_4678, whole genome shotgun sequence contains:
- the LOC113342721 gene encoding uncharacterized 38.1 kDa protein-like; this translates as MGNAIRSLYGSCCKPSTQEDSADSYGVSTTTGVVVGVSALAHDLLNYEQTSQVPEGLSQHVASSKKTQAKCYNKLLQAWKEAQLPPRTRKQASRLIIRTLKEYQRTDVEGLLRFYGLPIPRKRVEIPDEEVFPPTQPEGVQFELQTFPVDARAVGDGDGLTVYVDATDPREAPNVPRAVQLAVSRRAKARASRDFKTADAHQQDIVDAGYRVFSGSNNEDILAKKYRIRLRGIDAPEMEMPYGEEAKAELTKLLQGKCLTIGVYGEDQFGRIVGDVHCDGKFAQKIMLRKGLAWHFEKYDKRPELKKWEKQARDAHRGLWASPNPQKPWEWRKNNRRD